Genomic window (Caldisalinibacter kiritimatiensis):
ATTATCTCCATCTAACGGAACCTCCATAGGATAATCTCCATTAAAACATGCTAAACAAAATCCTTTGTCACAGCCTGTAGACTTTAATAATCCATCCATTGATATATAAGCAAGACTATCGGCGTTAATCATGTCCCTTATCTCTTCAACAGTTTTCGTTGCTCCTACAAGATATTTTCTATATGGAGTATCGATTCCAAAATAGCATGGATACTTAACAGGAGGAGATGTAACCCTAACATGAACCTCTTTAGCCCCTGCTTTTTTTAGCATGTTAACTAATCTTTTACTAGTAGTACCCCTAACTATGGAATCATCAACCATTACAACCCTTTTACCTTCAACATTTTCCTTTAATACATTAAGTTTAAGCTTTACTCCCTGCTCCCTTAATTCCTGTGTTGGCTGTATAAAAGTCCTACCAGCATATTTATTTTTTATTAAGCCTATACCATAAGGAATCCCTGACTCTTCTGCATAACCAATAGCTGCAGGAGTACCTGAGTCTGGCACAGATATTACAACATCTGCATCAACTGGAGCTTCCTTTGCTAAAATCCTTCCAGCTTCACTTCTTGCTAAATAAACGTTTATACCATCTATTGTACTATCAGGTCTTGCAAAATATATTAGTTCAAACATACATAAATTCTTTCTACACCATTTACTACTCTTGATACTCTTTAATTCATTATTTTCTATTATTACTATTTCTCCTGGTTCAACATCTCTAACAAATTCTGCTCCAACAGTATCTAATGCACAGGATTCAGAAGCTAATACATAACCGTCATCAAGCTTGCCTATACATAAAGGTCTCAATCCATATAAATCCCTTACACCTATAAGCTTGTTATCTGTCATTATCGCAAAAGCAAATGCTCCCTTTACTAGTTCCATAACTTTTTTTACCGACTTCACTATACCGTCTTTGTGATATCTAGCTAGTAGATTGGCAACAACTTCTGTATCTGTAGAAGTCTGAAATACTACACCTTCATCCTCTAGTATTTCTCTAAGTGCATCTGCATTTACTAAATTACCGTTGTGAGCTAATGCAATAGTTCCATTTTTATACTTAACTACTAACGGTTGAGCATTTTCAACATGACTTTCACCTGTTGTTGAATACCTAACATGTCCTATGCCTATATTCCCCTGTAGACTAGCCAAAATATCATCATTAAATATCTCTGATACTAGACCCATATCTTTATAATAATCTACTTCTTTATTATCACTTACGGCAATACCTGCACTTTCTTGTCCTCTATGTTGTAACGCATATAATCCAAAATATATAAGATTAGATACCTTCTCTTTATTCTCAGAATATACTCCAAAAACACCACATTCCTCTTTCAACTTATCATCAAGCCAAAACATAGTTTATCATCCTTCCAAAATTGTATATAACAGGTGCAGTTATCAGATTACAGTTGACGGTTAACAATAAAATACAAAACTTGTTTATATTTATTAACTAAACTATTACCAAATTTTTAATTGTTTTTTTGTAGCCTGCCTAGTACCTCTTCATATGCTGATATTACGTCCCCTAAATCTCTTCTAAATCTATCCTTGTCAAGCTTTTTATTATCTTCAGCATCCCATAACCTACATGTATCAGGGGATATTTCATCAGCCAATATAATTTTGTCATCAAATAACCCAAACTCTAATTTAAAGTCAATTAATCTTATTCCCTTTTCTTTAAAAAATTCAACTAATATCTCATTTATTAGAAAAGCATACTTTTTAATTACTTCTAATTGTTCCTCAGTAGCTAAATTTATTGCTTTTATATGATATTCATTTATCATTGGGTCGCCAAGCTCATCGTTTTTATAGCAAAACTCTAAAACTGTTGTATTTAATTGTGTTCCTTCCTCTAAACCTAATCTTTTTGCCAATGAACCTGCTGCAACGTTTCTTACTATTACTTCCAAAGGAAGTATTTTTACTGCTTTAACTAGCATTTCTCTATCACTTAAAAGCTCTTGAAAATGTGTTGGTATACCCTTTTCTTCTAACCTCTTGAAAAGCAATGCTGACATTTTATTGTTAATTACGCCTTTGCCAGTTATAGTCCCCTTCTTGACACCATTAAAGGCTGTAGCATCGTCTTTATATTCAACGATATATTTCTTTTCATTATCAGTTTTATAAACCTTTTTAGCTTTACCTTCATAAATCATTTCTTTTTTCAATTTACTTCCCCCTATTCATTTAAATAGTCTTTATATCCAATTTTCTCTAGTTTTTCAGCCTTTGTTAGTACATTTTTTTCTAACTCTTTTTTGTATTCTTTCACTTTATTTTGAATTTCTTTATTATTTATCCCTATAATTTGAGCAGCTAAAATCCCAGCATTCTTAGCTCCATTTATTGCAACCGTCGCAACTGGTACACCTCCAGGCATTTGAACAATAGAAAGTAGAGAATCCAATCCATTTAGTGAAGATGTTTTTACTGGTACTCCTATAACTGGTATTTCAGTAATAGAAGCTACCATACCCGGAAGATGTGCTGCTCCACCAGCACCTGCAATAATTACTTCTATACCCTTTGATTTAGCGTTCATTGCATATTCATATAGTCGTTTTGGTGTTCTATGAGCTGAAACTACGGTCAATTCATATCCTATGCCAAAGTCATCTAATATTTCTGCAGCTTTTTTCATTACTGGCAAATCTGAATCACTGCCCATTATTATTCCTATCTTCTTTTCATTCTTCATGATTATCTCCCTCCAGAGAAATTGCTCTTAACATTTTATTTACCTTCATAGCCTTTCCTAAAGCTTTTTCAATATCGTTATCAACTACCGTTATATGCCCCATCTTTCTAAAGGGCTTAATAGTTTTTTTGCCATAAATGTGAACATTTACACCAGATATTTTCATTACATCCTCAAGCCCTTTATAAAATGGATGTCCATATTCTCCCTCTTCTCCTAATATATTGACCATGACAGAAGGGATAATTAAATCAGCCCCTCCAAGGGGAAGATTACAAATAGCCCTAATATGCTGTTCAAATTGTGAAGTAATACAAGATTCTATTGTATGATGACCTGAATTATGAACCCTTGGCGCTATTTCATTTATTAATACTTTTTTATCCTTAGTTAAAAACATTTCTATTGCAAATACTCCGACTCCATTCAATAGCTCTATACAATTTATAGCGATTTCTTGAGCTTGCTCTGTTATATACCTTTCTATTCTTCCAGGTGAAATTATTTTGTCACAAATATTTTTATTTTCATCAAACATCATTTCTACTACAGGAAAAACCTTCACTTCTCCATTAATTCCCCTTGAAACAATAACTGAAAATTCCTTTTCAAACTCTACATACTTTTCGGCGAAGCTATCACATTCTAATGCACTATTAAAGTCTTTTTCACTTTTTATAACTTTAACTCCTCTGCCATCATACCCTCCAACACATGCCTTTTGAACAAAAGGAAAACCAAATTTTGATGCTATGTCGTTTAAATCTGAAATTTTTTCAAATTCCGATGTTGGTAGATTATTTTTTCTTAAAAACTCTTTTTGCACATATTTATTGTTTATAGTTTTTAATATTTTAGGATAAGGGTATATTTTATGACCTTCTTCCTCTAGACTGCATAGAATATCTGTATTTATATGCTCTATCTCATAGGTTGTGACATCACATTTTCTTACAATGTCGGATATTTTATCTTCATCGTATAAATCACCAACAATAATCTCATCTGCTATTTTAGCAGCAGGAGAATCGGCAGAAGGCGTCAATACACATACATAGAAATCCATTTTTTTCGCCTCTTGAATAAGCATTTTTCCCAGCTGCCCTCCACCAATTATTCCAACTCTAATATCATTTAAGTTCATGATTTCACCTCGTTAACTTATTTGCTATCTAACTTGTAAAGTATTTAATTCCTGCCTCAAATATCTTTTGGTCCTTATCTCCATCAACATTTTTATATAGATTATTTCCTATACGCTCTGAATGGCCCATTTTACCTAAAACTCTTCCATCTGGACTTGTAATTCCTTCTACTCCTTCAATTGAGCCATTAGGATTGAACTCTCCGTCATAACTAGGATTGCCTTCAAAATCTACATATTGCGTTGCTATTTGTCCATTCTCACTCATTTGTTTAATATACTTTTCATTAGCTACAAATCTTCCTTCACCGTGGGATACAGGAATAGTATGAATATCTCCGACTTTAACATTATTAAACCAAGGTGAAAGATTTGATACTACCTTTGTTCTAACCATCGTAGAAACATGTCGGCCTATCTTGTTAAAGGTTAAAGTAGGATAATCCTCTTTTATATCGACAATTTCACCAAATGGTACTAATCCAAGTTTTATTAACGCTTGGAATCCGTTACAAATCCCTAACATTAGTCCATCTCTATTTTTTAATAAATTCATTACTGCTTCCTTTATTCTTTCATTTCTAAAGACTGTAGCAATGAATTTACCTGACCCATCTGGTTCATCTCCAGCACTAAATCCACCTGCTAATGCTATAATTTGAGAGTTATTTATCATTTCAGCCATTTTATCAATGGATTCTTGTATATCCGATGGAGCTAAGTTTTTAAATACTAGAGTTTCAACCTGTCCTCCTGCTCTTTCAAAGGCTCTAGCAGTGTCATATTCACAGTTAGTTCCTGGGAATACTGGTATAAACACTCTAGGCTTTGCTATTTTTACAGAAGGCTTTACTTTATTACCTTTGTCATACAATACGTTTTTAGGTTTTCCGTCAAGATTTTTCTTTATTTCAAATACTTTATTTAAAGGTTTTTCCCATTCTTTTATTGACCATTCTAAATCTATTGTTATATTATTTACTTCAATAGCTTTTTTATCATTTGTATTACCTAATAGCTTATAGTCAATGTCTTCAAATAGTTTTTCTAAATCTTCTTTTTCCTCTATTTCTAACACTATTGAGCCATAATCTGGACTGAATAATTTCTTTAACTCCATATCCTTTGTAAAAGTAAATCCTATTTTATTTCCAAAGCACATTTTACTTATTGCTTCAGCTATACCACCAAATCCTACAGTATGTGCTGCTAATATCTTTTTATCTTTTATTAACTGATATATCTTTGAATAGTTCTTTTCTAATTTTTCAAAGTTAGGTAATCCATATTTGTCCCTTTCTGCCTGTAAAATAACAGCTTTACTGTTAACTTTCTTAAATTCAGGAGTTATTACATTTCTTGCATCCGCTGTATTTACTGCAAAGCTTACTAAAGTAGGGGGAACGTGTATATCCTTAAATGTACCTGACATACTATCTTTCCCACCTATGGCCGGAATTCCTAATTTATTTTGTACATAAAATGCTCCTAATAATGCACTAAATGGTTTACCCCATTTTTTCTTATCTTCACCTAATTTTTCAAAGTATTCCTGTAAAGTTAAACGTGTATTTTTATAATTTCCTCCCATAGCTACAACTTTAGCTATTGATTCAATTACTGCATATAATCCTCCATGGAAGGGACTCCATTTAGCTAATTTAGGATTATATCCATGGGTCATAATAGTACAAGTATTAGTTTCGCCTGATAACACAGGAATTTTAGCAGCCATACCCTCCGCTGGAGTAAGACCATATTTTCCTCCAAAAGGCATCACAACTGTTCCTGCTCCTATGGTACTATCAAACATTTCTACTAAACCTCTTTGTGCAGCAACATTAAGGTCTTTTAAGTTTTCAATCCATGCTTTTTTCAAGTCAACATTTAGATTTTCAATTACATCAGGCAACCTATCAAAATAATTGTCCTTTTCATTAGGATGAGCTACTAAAACCTTTGCCTGTCTTTTAACCCCATTAGTATCTAAAAACTCTCTATTGATATCTAAAATAGTTTTTCCTTGCCACATCATTTTTAATCTATTGTCATTTGTAACTTTTGCTACCACAGTAGCCTCTAAGTTTTCTTCCTTTGCATATGCTACAAAATCTTCTACATCTTTTTTATCTAAAACAACAGCCATACGTTCTTGAGACTCTGATATAGCAAGCTCTGTTCCATCTAATCCTTCATATTTTTTTGGTACTGCATTTAAATCTATCTCTAAACTATCAGCTAGTTCTCCAATAGCAACAGAAACTCCACCTGCTCCAAAGTCGTTACATTTTTTAATCATTGTACTTACCTTAGGATTTCTGAATAATCTCTGTATCTTTCTCTCTGTTGGAGGATTACCCTTCTGCACTTCTGCACCACAAGTTAATATTGACTCTTCTGTATGTGCCTTTGAGGAACCAGTTGCTCCTCCACAGCCATCTCTACCGGTTCTACCACCTACTAATAAAATCACATCTCCTGCTTCTGGCTTTTTCCTTACAACATTTTTTCTTGGTGCTGCCGCTATTACCGCTCCTATTTCCATTCTCTTAGCAATATAATTTTCATCGTAAATCTCAGCTACTTTTCCAGTTGCAAGTCCTATTTGATTTCCGTAGGAGCTATAACCATGGGCTGCTTCAGTAGTAATCTTTATCTGTGGTAGCTTTCCAGATAACGTATCCTCTACACTTGTTCTTGGGTCGCCACTACCTGTAACCCTCATAGCTTGATAAACATAGGCTCTACCTGATAGTGGGTCTCTAATAGCTCCCCCTAGACATGTTGCAGCTCCTCCAAAGGGCTCTATTTCAGTAGGATGATTGTGGGTTTCGTTTTTAAACATCACAAGCCATTCTTCGTCTTTTCCATCAACATCAACATTAACAATTATGCTAGCTGCATTTACTTCATCTGACACCTCTAAATCATTGAGTCTTCCTCTTTTTCTAAGTTCCTTCATTCCTATTGTTGCTATATCCATTAAACATATATCTTTTTCCTTATTTTCATATACGTATTCTCTAGACTTTAAATATTTATCGTATGCTTTTTTTATGGGTTCTATATATAATCCTTCTTCAAAGCTTATATCTTCTAATTGAGTTAAAAACGTAGTATGACGACAGTGATCTGACCAGTAAGTGTCGATAACTCTCATCTCTGTAATAGTAGGGTCTCTCTTTTCTGTATTTTTGAAATATTCTTGACAAAACTTTAAATCTTCAATGCTCATAGCTAATCCCATATCTTTTGCAAAGTCTATAAGCTCTTTATTAGACATGTCTATAAAACCATATAATACTGCCACATCCTTTGGAGCTTCGAATTCAGTATTCAATACGATAGGCTTTTGTAGTGAAGCTTCCCTTGAGTCGACAGGATTGATATAGTAGCTTTTTATTTTTCTTAATTCTTTCTCACTAATATCTCCCTGAAGTATAATAACCTTTGCTGTCTTTACTGTAGGGTTTTCATTTTGACTTAAGATTTGAATACATTGAGCTGCTGAATCTGCTCTTTGGTCATATTGTCCTGGAAGATATTCTACTGCAAAAATGTGTTCATTTTCTTTTACTTCTAGTTCTTCTTCATAAATTTTATCTACATTTAGCTCTGAAAATATAGTATCCCTTGCTTTTATATACACATTCTCAGAAACTCCTGATATATCATATCTATTTAGAACTCTTACATTCTCTAATCCTTTTATTTTTAAGTTTTGTTTTAAGTCTGAATATAAGTTTTTGGCTTCTATGTCAAAGCCTCGCTTCTTTTCCACGTATATTCTTCTAACCTTATCATTCAATTGAATTCACCACCCTATTTGTATCATTAATGTTACCTACTATATTATTTACTACATATCTAAATTTTAATTATAGAACAAAAGTCCGAATAGACTGTCTATTTCGGACTTTTGTCTTTTCTTAAACGTAGATAACTCTATCGCAAGAAAATCTACTGTATTTATTTTTAGTGGGGTAATATCGTAAATCTTAATATGAATAATACTGCAAGTATATAAATTGCTGGATGAACTTCTTTTCCTTTTCCTGTAACTAATTTAGTTAATGGATAGAAAATAAGTCCTGCAGCAATACCGTTAGCTATACTGTAGCTAAATGGCATGATAGCCATTGTTAAGAATGCTGGTAATGCTTCTGTAAAGTCTTCGAAATCTATATGCTTAACAGATGTCATCATTAATACTCCTACTACTATTAATGCAGGTGCAGTAGCTTCAGCTGGTACTATACCTACAAATGGTGCTAAGAATAATGATAAAATGAATAGTACACCTACAGTTACAGCTGTAAGTCCTGTTCTACCACCTTCACTTACTCCTGACGCACTTTCCACGTATGTTGTAGTTGTTGAAGTACCTATAAACGCTCCTATTGAAGTAGCAATAGCATCTGCAAATAATGCTTTGTTCATATTTTTAAGCTTTCCATTTTCATCAAGGAACCCAGCTTTTGCTCCTGTTCCTATTAAAGTTCCAACTGTATCGAACATATCAACTAAACTGAATGAAATTACTACTGTTATAACACTCATTAAAGCACCTAATAATGAAGCTTCTCCTAAGTTTAATAATCCTTTAAAATCCAATGCAAATAATGTTGGCTTTAAGCTAGGAATTGACCATGTAAAGTTATCTGGTACATTAGTTATACCAAATGGAATACCTAATAGTGTAGTAGCTACTATTCCAATTAAAATTGAACCTTTAACATTTCTTGACATTAAAACTCCTACAATTACTAATCCTATTAATGGTACTATTGCTTCTGGTTTTGTAAAATCTCCAAAGCTTACTAACGTAGCTGGATTACTTACTATAATATGTGCTTGTTTAAATCCAATTAATGCAATGAATAAACCAATACCTCCACCAATAGCTCTTTTAAGTGAATCTGGAATTGCATCAACTATAGCTTCTCTTAATCCTGTAATAGTAAGAACTATAAATAACATTCCTGAAATACATACAGCAGCTAGTGCTTCCTGCCAAGTATATCCTAATCCCATAACAACACTATAAGTAAAGAATGCATTAAGTCCCATACCTGGTGCTAATGCAAATGGTAGATTTGCGAAAAATCCCATGATAAATGTTCCGATTGCTGCAGCAATACATGTAGCTACGAATACAGCTCCTACTATCGGGTCTTCAAAACCTATACCTGCTGCTGCATCTCCCATTACTCCTTGTGTATTCATTCCTGCTAATTTTAATATATTAGGATTTACGAAAATAATGTAAGCCATAGTTACAAACGTTGTAATACCTGCCATAATTTCCGTTTTAACGTTTGTCCCATTTTCTTTAAGTTTAAAAATTGATGATTTTGATAATGATTCCATCTCTTTTTACCTCCTCTTTATTTTAAGTCTAAGCTCTAATAGGTTGTTATTTGTTAAGAAGTGGTTAATAATAAACTAAACATATATTATTGCATCTAAATATAATAAAGCCCGGTTCGGATAGGTATAAAACTATAAGTGAAACCTACCCGACCGGGCTTTTATCCCCACGGTGTAATATTACTAAAAAAGTAATACCTGTACCACTTGGACCAGTCGAGAAATACAAGTATATAAATAATAAAGATATTTCTCCGGAACCCTA
Coding sequences:
- the purF gene encoding amidophosphoribosyltransferase, translating into MFWLDDKLKEECGVFGVYSENKEKVSNLIYFGLYALQHRGQESAGIAVSDNKEVDYYKDMGLVSEIFNDDILASLQGNIGIGHVRYSTTGESHVENAQPLVVKYKNGTIALAHNGNLVNADALREILEDEGVVFQTSTDTEVVANLLARYHKDGIVKSVKKVMELVKGAFAFAIMTDNKLIGVRDLYGLRPLCIGKLDDGYVLASESCALDTVGAEFVRDVEPGEIVIIENNELKSIKSSKWCRKNLCMFELIYFARPDSTIDGINVYLARSEAGRILAKEAPVDADVVISVPDSGTPAAIGYAEESGIPYGIGLIKNKYAGRTFIQPTQELREQGVKLKLNVLKENVEGKRVVMVDDSIVRGTTSKRLVNMLKKAGAKEVHVRVTSPPVKYPCYFGIDTPYRKYLVGATKTVEEIRDMINADSLAYISMDGLLKSTGCDKGFCLACFNGDYPMEVPLDGDNKK
- the purC gene encoding phosphoribosylaminoimidazolesuccinocarboxamide synthase; translation: MIYEGKAKKVYKTDNEKKYIVEYKDDATAFNGVKKGTITGKGVINNKMSALLFKRLEEKGIPTHFQELLSDREMLVKAVKILPLEVIVRNVAAGSLAKRLGLEEGTQLNTTVLEFCYKNDELGDPMINEYHIKAINLATEEQLEVIKKYAFLINEILVEFFKEKGIRLIDFKLEFGLFDDKIILADEISPDTCRLWDAEDNKKLDKDRFRRDLGDVISAYEEVLGRLQKNN
- the purE gene encoding 5-(carboxyamino)imidazole ribonucleotide mutase produces the protein MKNEKKIGIIMGSDSDLPVMKKAAEILDDFGIGYELTVVSAHRTPKRLYEYAMNAKSKGIEVIIAGAGGAAHLPGMVASITEIPVIGVPVKTSSLNGLDSLLSIVQMPGGVPVATVAINGAKNAGILAAQIIGINNKEIQNKVKEYKKELEKNVLTKAEKLEKIGYKDYLNE
- a CDS encoding 5-(carboxyamino)imidazole ribonucleotide synthase, whose translation is MNLNDIRVGIIGGGQLGKMLIQEAKKMDFYVCVLTPSADSPAAKIADEIIVGDLYDEDKISDIVRKCDVTTYEIEHINTDILCSLEEEGHKIYPYPKILKTINNKYVQKEFLRKNNLPTSEFEKISDLNDIASKFGFPFVQKACVGGYDGRGVKVIKSEKDFNSALECDSFAEKYVEFEKEFSVIVSRGINGEVKVFPVVEMMFDENKNICDKIISPGRIERYITEQAQEIAINCIELLNGVGVFAIEMFLTKDKKVLINEIAPRVHNSGHHTIESCITSQFEQHIRAICNLPLGGADLIIPSVMVNILGEEGEYGHPFYKGLEDVMKISGVNVHIYGKKTIKPFRKMGHITVVDNDIEKALGKAMKVNKMLRAISLEGDNHEE
- a CDS encoding phosphoribosylformylglycinamidine synthase; the encoded protein is MNDKVRRIYVEKKRGFDIEAKNLYSDLKQNLKIKGLENVRVLNRYDISGVSENVYIKARDTIFSELNVDKIYEEELEVKENEHIFAVEYLPGQYDQRADSAAQCIQILSQNENPTVKTAKVIILQGDISEKELRKIKSYYINPVDSREASLQKPIVLNTEFEAPKDVAVLYGFIDMSNKELIDFAKDMGLAMSIEDLKFCQEYFKNTEKRDPTITEMRVIDTYWSDHCRHTTFLTQLEDISFEEGLYIEPIKKAYDKYLKSREYVYENKEKDICLMDIATIGMKELRKRGRLNDLEVSDEVNAASIIVNVDVDGKDEEWLVMFKNETHNHPTEIEPFGGAATCLGGAIRDPLSGRAYVYQAMRVTGSGDPRTSVEDTLSGKLPQIKITTEAAHGYSSYGNQIGLATGKVAEIYDENYIAKRMEIGAVIAAAPRKNVVRKKPEAGDVILLVGGRTGRDGCGGATGSSKAHTEESILTCGAEVQKGNPPTERKIQRLFRNPKVSTMIKKCNDFGAGGVSVAIGELADSLEIDLNAVPKKYEGLDGTELAISESQERMAVVLDKKDVEDFVAYAKEENLEATVVAKVTNDNRLKMMWQGKTILDINREFLDTNGVKRQAKVLVAHPNEKDNYFDRLPDVIENLNVDLKKAWIENLKDLNVAAQRGLVEMFDSTIGAGTVVMPFGGKYGLTPAEGMAAKIPVLSGETNTCTIMTHGYNPKLAKWSPFHGGLYAVIESIAKVVAMGGNYKNTRLTLQEYFEKLGEDKKKWGKPFSALLGAFYVQNKLGIPAIGGKDSMSGTFKDIHVPPTLVSFAVNTADARNVITPEFKKVNSKAVILQAERDKYGLPNFEKLEKNYSKIYQLIKDKKILAAHTVGFGGIAEAISKMCFGNKIGFTFTKDMELKKLFSPDYGSIVLEIEEKEDLEKLFEDIDYKLLGNTNDKKAIEVNNITIDLEWSIKEWEKPLNKVFEIKKNLDGKPKNVLYDKGNKVKPSVKIAKPRVFIPVFPGTNCEYDTARAFERAGGQVETLVFKNLAPSDIQESIDKMAEMINNSQIIALAGGFSAGDEPDGSGKFIATVFRNERIKEAVMNLLKNRDGLMLGICNGFQALIKLGLVPFGEIVDIKEDYPTLTFNKIGRHVSTMVRTKVVSNLSPWFNNVKVGDIHTIPVSHGEGRFVANEKYIKQMSENGQIATQYVDFEGNPSYDGEFNPNGSIEGVEGITSPDGRVLGKMGHSERIGNNLYKNVDGDKDQKIFEAGIKYFTS
- a CDS encoding NCS2 family permease codes for the protein MESLSKSSIFKLKENGTNVKTEIMAGITTFVTMAYIIFVNPNILKLAGMNTQGVMGDAAAGIGFEDPIVGAVFVATCIAAAIGTFIMGFFANLPFALAPGMGLNAFFTYSVVMGLGYTWQEALAAVCISGMLFIVLTITGLREAIVDAIPDSLKRAIGGGIGLFIALIGFKQAHIIVSNPATLVSFGDFTKPEAIVPLIGLVIVGVLMSRNVKGSILIGIVATTLLGIPFGITNVPDNFTWSIPSLKPTLFALDFKGLLNLGEASLLGALMSVITVVISFSLVDMFDTVGTLIGTGAKAGFLDENGKLKNMNKALFADAIATSIGAFIGTSTTTTYVESASGVSEGGRTGLTAVTVGVLFILSLFLAPFVGIVPAEATAPALIVVGVLMMTSVKHIDFEDFTEALPAFLTMAIMPFSYSIANGIAAGLIFYPLTKLVTGKGKEVHPAIYILAVLFILRFTILPH